The following proteins are encoded in a genomic region of Clarias gariepinus isolate MV-2021 ecotype Netherlands chromosome 12, CGAR_prim_01v2, whole genome shotgun sequence:
- the LOC128534539 gene encoding gastrula zinc finger protein XlCGF17.1-like isoform X2: MRSTEKALFVPNTSREEMKRQNYRCSDYGKIISYQSNLKKDQQVHMGEKPYPCSQCRKSFATSNLLRRHQRTHTGEKPYPCSQCGKCFTTPSNLRTHERTHTGEKPYPCSQCGKSFTSAGNLKTHQRIHTGQKPYPCSQCGKSFTSAGNLKIHQRIHTGEKPYPCLQCGKSFASSNRLQVHQRIHTGEKPYPCSQCAMSFTSAGSLQIHQRTHTGEKPYPCLQCGMSFASSNRLHIHQRIHTGEKPYSCSQCGKSFTTTGSLQIHQRTHTGEKPYFCSQCGKSFATASYFQTHQRIHTGEKPYICSQCGKNFASSDRLRRHKRIHTREKL; encoded by the coding sequence ATGAGAAGTACTGAGAAGGCATTATTTGTTCCAAACACATCTCGTGAAGAAATGAAAAGGCAAAATTACCGGTGTTCAGATTATGGGAAGATAATTAGTTACCAAAGTAATCTGAAGAAAGATCAGCAAGTTCACAtgggagagaagccgtatcccTGCTCACAGTGCAGGAAGAGTTTTGCTACTTCAAATCTTCTTCGGAGACACCAGCGtactcacactggagagaagccgtatccatgctcacagtgtggaaagtgTTTTACCACTCCTAGTAACCTCCGAACACACGAGCGtactcacactggagagaagccctatccatgctcacagtgtgggaagagttttacctcTGCTGGTAATCTcaaaacacaccagcgcattcacactggacaGAAGCCATATCCATGCTCacagtgcgggaagagttttaccTCTGCTGGTAATCTGAAaatacaccagcgcattcacactggagagaagccgtatccatGTTTACAGTGCGGGAAGAGCTTTGCTTCTTCTAATCGTCTCCAAGTACACCAGCGtattcacacaggagaaaagCCATATCCTTGCTCACAGTGCGCGATGAGTTTTACCTCTGCTGGTAGTCTCCAAATACACCAGCgcactcacactggagagaagccgtatccatGTTTACAGTGCGGGATGAGTTTTGCTTCTTCTAATCGTCTCCAtatacaccagcgcattcacacaggagagaagccgtattcATGTTCacagtgcgggaagagttttaccACTACTGGTAGTCTCCAAATACACCAGCgcactcacactggagagaagccctATTTCtgttcacagtgtggaaagagcttTGCCACTGCTAGTTACTTCcaaacacaccagcgcattcacactggagagaagccgtatatctgctcacagtgtgggaaaaaTTTTGCTTCTTCTGATCGTCTTCGAAGACACAAGCGCATTCACACACGAGAGAAGCTGTAA